In the genome of Aspergillus luchuensis IFO 4308 DNA, chromosome 2, nearly complete sequence, one region contains:
- a CDS encoding MFS transporter (COG:G;~EggNog:ENOG410PFTW;~InterPro:IPR020846,IPR011701,IPR036259;~PFAM:PF07690,PF00083;~TransMembrane:12 (i70-87o107-126i138-155o167-188i195-218o230-251i303-327o339-359i380-401o407-431i438-463o475-497i);~go_function: GO:0022857 - transmembrane transporter activity [Evidence IEA];~go_process: GO:0055085 - transmembrane transport [Evidence IEA]): protein MGMAGTVANGGAPRPSKIPYWRLVFDQKVVTPEIIDFNYEGLGTEESPYVVTWLPNDPRNPMAFGNLSKWLYTILVSFVTLTVALVSSAYSGSISQVVIEFQCEEEVAILGISLFVLGFAFGPLLWAPMSEVFGRRNVFSVTFALLTAFNAGAAGSKNIQTLVILRFLAGFFGSSPFGNAGGTIADLFPAAKRGIAISLFAAAPLCGPTIGPVIGGFLGAGAGWRWVEGFLAAFSGVMWLCLIFFLPETYAPVLLRRRAEKLSELSGKVYRSKLDMERGKVSLGQALKTALSRPWLMLFREPIVLLLCIYMAIIYGTLYMLFAAYPIVFQEARGWSEGIGGLAFLGILVGMVIAVALTIPDNLNYAKKCQQANGRLPPEVRLPPSILGGIALPIGLFWFAWTNYPSIHWMASVAAGAPFGFGLVLVFLSVFNYLIDAYTIYAASVLAANSALRSLLGFAFPLFTTYMYENLGIHWASSIPAFLSLACLPFPIVFYLYGARIRKRCLYAAQAEAFMQRLAAAAQQSSVPSPKSDVEKGGSAAGADNGVSDDSDSNSLSSMPSRGAMERRASRASKKSTHSLARTVTYEENPYDIDRVNTCNSTISGRPRKNSTKV, encoded by the coding sequence ATGGGCATGGCAGGCACTGTCGCCAATGGCGGCGCTCCTCGGCCCTCGAAGATCCCCTATTGGCGCCTTGTCTTCGACCAAAAAGTCGTCACCCCGGAGATCATCGATTTTAACTACGAAGGGTTAGGGACAGAAGAATCGCCCTATGTCGTCACCTGGCTTCCTAATGATCCTCGAAACCCTATGGCTTTTGGTAATCTCTCAAAATGGCTATATACTATTCTAGTTTCCTTCGTGACCCTTACTGTCGCCCTGGTGTCATCAGCATACTCGGGAAGTATAAGTCAGGTTGTTATAGAGTTTCAatgtgaggaagaggttgccATCCTCGGTATCTCGCTATTCGTTTTGGGCTTCGCCTTTGGCCCGCTACTATGGGCTCCGATGAGCGAGGTGTTCGGACGCCGTAATGTTTTCTCAGTGACCTTTGCGCTTCTCACAGCTTTCAATGCAGGGGCTGCGGGTTCAAAGAACATTCAAACGCTCGTCATCCTTCGCTTCCTGGCCGGATTCTTCGGATCCTCACCGTTTGGTAACGCGGGCGGCACGATTGCAGATTTGTTCCCCGCTGCCAAACGTGGTATCGCTATTAGTCTCTTCGCTGCAGCACCTCTTTGCGGACCTACTATTGGCCCCGTCATCGGTGGCTTTCTTGGCGCTGGAGCAGGCTGGCGCTGGGTGGAAGGATTCCTGGCAGCCTTTTCCGGCGTAATGTGGTTATGCcttatcttcttcctgccgGAGACATATGCACCAGTTCTCTTGCGCCGACGGGCTGAAAAGCTGTCTGAGTTGAGTGGCAAGGTCTACCGCAGTAAACTGGATATGGAGAGAGGCAAGGTGTCTCTAGGCCAAGCATTGAAGACTGCCCTGTCACGACCCTGGCTCATGCTCTTCAGAGAACCCATTGTGCTGCTTCTCTGTATCTACATGGCCATCATCTATGGAACGCTTTACATGCTGTTTGCAGCTTATCCTATCGTCTTTCAGGAGGCACGCGGTTGGAGCGAGGGTATTGGAGGCTTGGCCTTTTTGGGTATCCTAGTCGGAATGGTAATTGCAGTTGCTCTCACTATTCCTGACAACCTAAATTATGCGAAGAAATGCCAACAAGCCAACGGCCGTCTGCCTCCGGAGGTTCGTCTGCCCCCAAGTATCCTTGGAGGGATTGCCCTACCTATTGGCCTTTTCTGGTTCGCCTGGACCAACTACCCGTCCATCCACTGGATGGCATCTGTGGCTGCAGGTGCCCCATTCGGGTTCGGCTTGGTATTGGTATTCCTGAGTGTTTTCAACTACCTCATTGACGCATACACGATCTATGCCGCATCGGTTCTGGCGGCGAACTCGGCTCTCCGGTCTTTGCTCGGCTTTGCGTTCCCGTTGTTCACGACCTACATGTACGAGAACCTCGGTATCCATTGGGCTTCCTCAATCCCCGCGTTTTTGTCGCTAGCGtgccttcctttccctaTTGTCTTCTACCTGTATGGTGCCCGCATCCGCAAGCGCTGCCTCTATGCTGCCCAGGCAGAGGCGTTCATGCAGAGacttgctgctgcggcgcAGCAAAGCTCGGTTCCTTCACCCAAGTCTGacgtggagaaggggggatcTGCCGCTGGAGCTGATAATGGTGTCAGCGACGATAGTGATAGTAACAGCCTCTCCAGTATGCCTTCTAGGGGTGCAATGGAACGGCGGGCGTCGCGTGCTTCCAAGAAATCCACTCACTCGCTTGCTCGTACAGTCACATACGAGGAGAATCCGTACGATATTGATCGAGTCAATACGTGCAACTCTACTATCAGCGGCCGTCCTAGGAAGAATTCGACCAAGGTATGA